GCGCGGTGTCGGTGACAGTGCCCCCGGTGTGTGCCGTCGTGCCCTGCGCGGGCGCGGTGTGCGGTGCGCTGCCGGGGCTCGTGCGGGCTCGGGATGCGGCGGCGGGTTCGGGCTGCCGGTGCGTCGGGGCTGTGGGGGCGGTGATGTGTTGCTGTCCGCCGGCCGCGATGGGCGCGCGGGTGTCCGTGGGGTGTGTGTCCGCGCTCTCGGGCTGCTGTGATCCCGCGTCGGTGGCCGCGAGCCGGGTCGGGGCATGGCGCTGCGAGTCGGGCGCCGCGGCCGCCTGCGTCTGGCTCGCTGAGGGTCTGTCGGGCATCAGGGCGACGGTGAGGGCGCCGCCCGCGATGGCGAAGGCCGCTCCGGCCGCGGCGCGGCGCTTGTGCTTCTTCCAGCGCGCCAACTGCCGACGCCGGGCCGCCCGGCCCTCCCCGGTGGGCGAAGCGCCTTCGTATCCGCCGGCCGGTCCGGCGCCCGCGGCTTGCGTCGTCGTGCCGCGGGCTGCGCCACCGTCCCCGGCCGGCGGGACGTCTGCGTCGTCAGCGGCGTGGCGGCCCTCAGTGGGTGCGAACGCGTCCCACGTCGTCGTACTGAAGGTGCCTTCGCCGGGCCGTGCCTCCCCCATCGCCGCGGCATTGCCCCACGGAGTGCGGTGGCGCGCGGGCGGGGCTATGTCGGGGGCGCACTCTCCGCATCCCGGGCAGACCAGGGCCCCGTTGAGGGTCCGACGGCACGACGAGCAGTAGTCCATCTGCGATCTCTCTGTCCTGGCCTTGTTCGGCTTCGCACGCGGAATCGGAGCACCCGGCAACGCTAACGCCACCTGCCGAACGTGGCGCGCAGAGCTTGTGATGCTTGCGTGCACATTCCCTGCGCCTGGCCTGCACCGGCCCGACATGTCATCACGAATCCGGGACGCGGCGCCTGTACGCGGACCGAACGGCACAGATCCGGGCCGGTCAGCAGGAGAGGGCGTGGTGGCCCGTGTCCGATCCGAAAGGAACCCTGCCCGGACCCGCCAAACCCTCACCGGTCGCTGAAGGTCACCTCCTTCGCGTCCTCGGCGTACTCGAAGTTGCCGGTGAAGCCCCAGTTCTTCCAGCCGCCGTCACCCTTGTTGGTGATGGTTCCCCCGTCAATGGCGAACACATCGACACCGTCCACCACCGCAAGGTGCTCAAGGCCGGACACTCCGGAGAAGGAGAGGTCGTCGAACGATTTCACCGCGATGATGTTCTTGCCGGGAAAGCTGCGGCTGTACTCGTCGATCAGTGAATGGGTCAGCTCGGCATCGTCGCCCGGCACGTTGCCGGAGAAGTCGGTACCGGGGTACGGCCCGCCGTCCGTGTACTTCGGCGACTCGTCATCGAAGTTGACCGTGCCCGATCCGGTGGGGGTGGAATCGGCCTCCAGGTCGACGGGGTCGGGCTGCTCAAAGGTCACCTCCAAGCCGTCGCGGGTGAAGTCGCCGTACAGGGCCCAGTTGATGTAGCCACCGTCGCCGTCGTTGCTGAACTTGCCCCTGTCGAAGACATGGATGTCGAACACGCCCCGGCCCGAGGCGATGTCATCCCCGTTTTCTTCGTCATGGTATTCGTTGGAGTTCAGCCGGTACCTGCCCTCATGAACGAACGAATCCGGCTCCTCGACCCAGTGCGACGCCTGCTCCGAGTGCATCGCGACCACGTTGTAGTCGGGGTAGCAGCGGCGCATGTCGTTCACGAGCATCCGCACCGCCTGGGTCGATCCCTCGTCGTCCAGCGGGGAATACGTGTCGTAGTACCGGCTCCGGTCAGGCGGTTCCTGACCCTCGACCTGGCAACCCTCGTCGCCGGGCTTCCAGCCCTCCTTCCGCTCGGGACGGGGCGGCTCCTCGAACGTGACAGTGCGGTGGTCCTCGCTGACGTCGAACACGCCGTGGAACGCGCGGTTCTTCCATCCGAGGTCGGCGTCATCCGCCCAGGTGAACTTGCCTGTCTTGAACGCGTAGACGCGATACGTGGTGCCGCTGATCTCCACGGTCTCGATCAGCGCCGTACCGTCCATCTGCTGCAGATTGCCCTCGTGCGGCTGCGCGATGACGATGTTGTAGTCAGGGAGGCAGTAGGCGAGGTCCGCAAGCGCCGACTTGACCCGCTTCTCCTTGTTCTTCTCGTTGTCGATCTTGTCGACGACAAAGTTGACCAGCCAGGAGTACCCCCAGGCGGCCGCCTTCCCGAGAACGCCGTTGCCCGGAACGGATATCGACGACTGCGACTCCCGCGGCTCGAAGCACAGATCGGGAAGTGCGTTCACCGTCTTGCCGGGGGACTTGACGACGGACTTGCTGACGGACTCGCCGGCTCCGTCACGGCGGAGGGTGCCGGGCTTGACGGGATCGCCGGGACCGGCCTGCCGGTCGTCGTCGATGACATCGTTGTCGTCGGGGCAGCCACTGCCGCCGCCCATCATCACACCGATGCGGCAGACCTGATGGTGTGCGGACCGGGAGATGCCACCCCCGATGGCGGCGGCGGCGATCGCGCCGACCACGGCGGCGACGATACCCAGCAGGGCCAGGTACTCGATTGCTGTCTGCCCCGTGCTCGCGCGTAAGCCCAGGCGTATCCGGTCGCTGCGTTTCACGCGTCACCTCGTCGTGGATCACTCACGTCACCGGGGCCGTCTGCCTGCCGGGGGTCGAACTGTAACGACGGCACCTGGGCCCACGGACAGGGTCCAAGGGCCTGTCACCAGGACCCAAATCGGCAGGTGGGGGGACCCAGCATTCGCGGTGGGACTGTCAGAGGCCGGCGACTTCCCGTGTGTGATCGCCGAGTTCCCGCCGACCTCGTCTCCGCCCACCAGGTGCACATGTCATCGCAGTGACATCGGGCGGCGGCAGCGGCACGGCGTCCTGCCGTAGGAGCGATCGGTCGCGGGAGACGCGCCGCTCACGTCAGGCGCTCCGCCCTCCCAGCGCTCACCGCCGTACGCGCGGCATCCCCAGTCCGATCCACGAGATGATCTCCCGTTGGATCTCGTTGTTGCCGCCGCCGAAGGTGAAGATGACCGCGGACCGGTATCCGCGTTCGAGTTCGCCGTGGAGTACGGCGCCCGCGGACCCCTCCTTCAGCGGTCCCGCCGAGCCGACGACCTCCATCAGCCAGGCGTAGGCGTCGCGACGTGCCTCGGAGCCGTAGACCTTGACGGCTGAGGCGTCCTGCGGGGTGAGGGTTGCGTTCTGGACCGCGGACACCATCTGCCAGTTGAGGAGCTTCATGGCGTCGAGCCTGGTGTGGGTACGGGCCAGGAGGGCGCGTACCCAGCCGAGGTCGATGACGCGGCGGCCATCGGTGAGCCGGGTGTCCGCGGCCCAGCGCTGGACGTCGTGGAGCGCGCGGATCGCCATGGTGCCGTGGGCGGCGAGGGTGACGCGTTCGTGGTTGAGCTGGTTGGTGATGAGCCGCCAGCCCTTGTTCTCCTCGCCGACGCGGCGGGAGACCGGGACGCGGATGTTCTCGTAGTAGCTGGCGGTGGTGTCGTGCGAGGCGAGGGTGTTGATCAGCGTGCAGGAGTAGCCGGGGTCCGCCGTCGGGACGAGGAGCATGGTGATGCCCTTGTGGGGCGGGGCTTGCGGGTCGGTGCGGACGGCGAGCCAGACCCAGTCGGCGGTGTCGCCGTTGGTCGTCCAGATCTTCTGCCCGTTGACGATGTAGGAGTCGCCCTCGCGTACCGCCCGGGTCTTCAGGGCGGCGAGGTCGGTGCCCGCGTCGGGTTCGCTGTAGCCGATCGCGAAGTCGATCTCACCGGCGAGGACCTTCGGCAGGAAGTAGGCCTTCTGTTCGTCGGTGCCGTACTGCATGATCGTCGGGCCGACGGTGTTGAGGGCCATCAGCGGCAGCGGTACGCCCGCCTGGGCGGCCTCGTCGAAGAAGATGAACTGTTCCATCGGGGACAGGCCACGTCCGCCGTACTGGGTCGGCCAGCCGACGCCGAGCCAGCCGTCGCTGCCCAGGCGCCGGATCGTCTCACGGTAGAAGCGTTTCTGTACGGAGGAGTCGGCATGGCGTGCGTAGGCGTTGTCGGGGACCAGGCCGGCGAAGTACGCACGCAGTTCGGCGCGCAACTGCTGCTGTTCAGGCGTGTATTCGAGGTGCACGGCCCCTCCAGGAGTCTCGCGGTCGCGTCGCCCGTGTGCGGCGGCGCACACAGTAGAACGTGTTGCAAGAATCCGGAAGGGCCGGGACGTCTCCGGCGGGCGTCAGCGCTTGACGGCGCACAGGACGACGAACTTCGGGTCGCCGGCGACCGTGGTGCAGTTGCCGAAGATCCGGCGCAGCTGGGTGTGGTAGCCGAGGTGCCGGTTGCCGACGACCCACAGCTCGCCGCCCTGCCGCAGCACGGTGCGCGCCCCGTGGAACATGGTGCGGGCCGTGGCGTCGGTGGTGGCCTGGTGGGAGTGGAACGGCGGGTTGTTGAGCACCAGGTCCACGCTGGCGGGCGGCAGCTGGGCCGGCCCGTCGCCGACCACGAACTCGGCCTTGGCGTCCGGGCCGGTGTTGGCCCGGAAGGTCTCCTCGGCGGAGGCGACCGCCTGGTACGACTCGTCGATGAAGGTGACCGTCGCTTCGGGATTGGCGAGCGCGGCGGAGAGTCCGACGACGCCGTTTCCGCAGCCGAGATCGAGGACCCGGTCGGGCCCGCTGCGCGCGGGGAGGTGGCCGAGGAAGAAGCGGGTGCCGATGTCGAGGCGTTCGGCGCAGAAGATCCCGGCGTGGTTGGTGACCGTCCGGCCGGAGACCGGGCCGACGCTCTCGGGCAG
This sequence is a window from Streptomyces sp. NBC_01217. Protein-coding genes within it:
- a CDS encoding acyl-CoA dehydrogenase family protein — its product is MHLEYTPEQQQLRAELRAYFAGLVPDNAYARHADSSVQKRFYRETIRRLGSDGWLGVGWPTQYGGRGLSPMEQFIFFDEAAQAGVPLPLMALNTVGPTIMQYGTDEQKAYFLPKVLAGEIDFAIGYSEPDAGTDLAALKTRAVREGDSYIVNGQKIWTTNGDTADWVWLAVRTDPQAPPHKGITMLLVPTADPGYSCTLINTLASHDTTASYYENIRVPVSRRVGEENKGWRLITNQLNHERVTLAAHGTMAIRALHDVQRWAADTRLTDGRRVIDLGWVRALLARTHTRLDAMKLLNWQMVSAVQNATLTPQDASAVKVYGSEARRDAYAWLMEVVGSAGPLKEGSAGAVLHGELERGYRSAVIFTFGGGNNEIQREIISWIGLGMPRVRR
- a CDS encoding SCO2400 family protein — translated: MSGRCRPGAGNVHASITSSARHVRQVALALPGAPIPRAKPNKARTERSQMDYCSSCRRTLNGALVCPGCGECAPDIAPPARHRTPWGNAAAMGEARPGEGTFSTTTWDAFAPTEGRHAADDADVPPAGDGGAARGTTTQAAGAGPAGGYEGASPTGEGRAARRRQLARWKKHKRRAAAGAAFAIAGGALTVALMPDRPSASQTQAAAAPDSQRHAPTRLAATDAGSQQPESADTHPTDTRAPIAAGGQQHITAPTAPTHRQPEPAAASRARTSPGSAPHTAPAQGTTAHTGGTVTDTAPAPETSAPPSAEPSDAGTPPAAQEPAPPAAQPAGPPQLCVLGVVCIG